A genomic window from Elaeis guineensis isolate ETL-2024a chromosome 3, EG11, whole genome shotgun sequence includes:
- the LOC105042381 gene encoding granule-bound starch synthase 2, chloroplastic/amyloplastic isoform X1 translates to MSSSSLLSSSPPAPPPPPLLCGALTRLTAARRQPLLSSSTRSPPIARANIQTGLRCVDADANANACKMTFWRAGGCKLWISLSSSNRERGEALRAVGGSNDDEGQEESGDEDVEDITDDALRATIRKSKKVLAMQRNLLRQIVERRKLVSSIKDSVVNTKQEPDSNSWSDNSLPDADVGGSFSNLNIDSAGAELHRTYNTGSSSDRFTQSAEVGRSESQPTTPSEESFYEEEEPKDSLEVRGLLREGNLETPQSEIMAPVLPEASESYNVKDKKHEDVAEANVDVLSEEQEVAPEKEYLDSPPLAGANVMNVIVVAAECAPWSKTGGLGDVVGALPKALARRGHRVMVVAPRYGNYAEAQEVGVRKRYKVYGQDMEVTYFHAYIDRVDFVFLDSPVFRHIENDIYGGNRMDILKRMVLFCKAAVEVCWHVPCGGVCYGDGNLVFIANDWHTALLPVYLKAYYRDHGLMIYARSILVIHNIAHQGRGPVDDFFYVDLPGNYMDFFKLHDPIGGDHFNIFAAGLKTADRVVTVSHGYAWELKTPEGGWGLHGIINEIDWKFQGIVNGIDTKGWNPKFDVHLKSDGYTNYSLESLQTGKARCKAALQRELGLPVRDNIPVLAFIGRLDHQKGVDLIAEAMHWIAGQDVQLVLLGTGRPDLEDMLRNFERQHYDKVRGWVGFSVKMAHRITAGADVLLMPSRFEPCGLNQLYAMMYGTVPVVHAVGGLRDTVHQFDPYAETGLGWAFERAEANRLIDALGNCLKTYRNYKSSWEGLQKRGMMQDLSWDNAAYRYEEILVAAKHQW, encoded by the exons ATGtcctcttcttctctcctctcctcttcgCCGCCGGCGCCACCGCCTCCGCCACTTCTCTGCGGCGCCCTCACCCGCCTCACCGCCGCTCGACGGCagcctctcctctcttcttcaaCGCGCTCTCCGCCGATCGCCAGGGCTAAT ATTCAAACTGGACTTCGTTGTGTTGATGCCGATGCCAATGCTAATGCGTGCAAGATGACGTTTTGGAGGGCTGGTGGCTGTAAATTATGGATCAGTTTAAGCTCGAGCAACCGAGAGAGGGGAGAGGCTCTGCGAGCAGTGGGAGGAAGCAATGATGATGAAGGACAAGAGGAAAGTGGTGATGAAGATGTTGAGGATATCACTGATGATGCACTTCGGGCTACAATCAGAAAAAGCAAGAAGGTTTTGGCAATGCAGCGGAACCTACTTCGGCAG ATTGTAGAAAGAAGGAAACTTGTTTCATCTATAAAGGATAGTGTTGTTAACACAAAACAGGAACCAGATTCTAATAGTTGGAGTGATAATTCTTTACCAGATGCAGATGTAGGTGGTTCTTTCTCAAATCTTAATATAGATTCGGCTGGTGCAGAGCTTCATAGAACATACAACACTGGTAGTTCTTCAGACCGTTTCACCCAATCAGCTGAAGTTGGTAGAAGTGAAAGTCAACCTACTACTCCTAGTGAAGAATCATTTTATGAGGAGGAGGAACCCAAAGATAGTTTGGAAGTTCGTGGATTATTAAGAGAAGGTAATTTGGAAACACCTCAGTCTGAAATTATGGCACCAGTTCTCCCTGAGGCCTCTGAATCTTATAATGTCAAAGACAAGAAGCATGAGGATGTGGCGGAAGCAAATGTAGATGTTTTAAGTGAAGAACAAGAGGTGGCACCTGAGAAAGAATACTTGGATTCTCCTCCTTTGGCTGGGGCAAATGTCATGAATGTCATTGTAGTAGCTGCAGAATGTGCTCCTTGGTCCAAAACAG GTGGGCTTGGTGATGTTGTTGGGGCTCTACCAAAGGCTTTGGCTCGGAGAGGACATCGTGTTATG GTAGTGGCACCAAGGTATGGGAACTATGCTGAAGCCCAAGAAGTAGGAGTACGGAAAAGGTACAAGGTTTATGGGCAG GACATGGAGGTAACCTATTTTCATGCCTACATTGATCGTGTGGATTTTGTTTTCTTAGATAGCCCTGTTTTTCGtcacattgaaaatgatatttatgGTGGAAACAGAATG GACATTTTGAAACGGATGGTTCTATTCTGCAAGGCAGCTGTGGAG GTCTGTTGGCATGTTCCATGTGGTGGTGTCTGCTATGGAGATGGAAATCTGGTTTTCATTGCAAATGATTGGCACACTGCACTGTTACCTGTTTATCTGAAGGCATATTATCGTGACCACGGACTGATGATTTATGCCCGATCTATTCTGGTGATACACAACATAGCACACCAG GGACGTGGTCCGGTAGATGACTTCTTCTATGTGGATTTACCGGGTAACTACATGGACTTTTTTAAACTACATGATCCTATTGGAGGTGACCATTTCAATATTTTTGCGGCTGGTCTGAAAACTGCTGACAGGGTGGTCACGGTTAGCCATGGTTATGCTTGGGAGCTGAAAACACCAGAAGGTGGTTGGGGCTTGCATGGGATCATTAATGAGATTGACTGGAAATTCCAGGGCATTGTAAATGGAATCGATACCAAAGGTTGGAACCCTAAATTTGATGTACATCTAAAATCTGATGGTTACACCAACTATTCACTCGAATCTCTGCAAACTGGCAAGGCCCGATGTAAGGCTGCTCTGCAGCGAGAGCTCGGCCTGCCGGTCCGTGACAATATTCCTGTCCTCGCTTTCATTGGGAGGTTGGACCATCAGAAAGGTGTCGACCTGATTGCAGAGGCCATGCATTGGATTGCTGGTCAGGATGTGCAGTTGGTTTTGCTGGGCACCGGAAGACCAGACCTTGAAGATATGCTGAGGAATTTTGAGAGGCAACACTATGACAAggttagaggatgggttggattTTCTGTGAAGATGGCACACCGAATCACAGCAGGTGCTGATGTCCTACTGATGCCATCAAGATTTGAGCCTTGTGGTCTGAACCAGCTCTATGCCATGATGTATGGGACAGTCCCTGTGGTGCATGCGGTTGGTGGCCTTAGAGATACTGTACATCAGTTTGATCCTTACGCGGAGACAGGTCTTGGGTGGGCCTTTGAGAGGGCCGAGGCAAATAGACTGATCGATGCACTGGGAAATTGTTTAAAGACATACAGAAATTATAAGAGCAGTTGGGAGGGGCTTCAGAAGCGAGGGATGATGCAGGATCTCAGTTGGGATAATGCTGCTTATCGTTACGAGGAAATACTTGTGGCTGCCAAGCATCAATGGTGA
- the LOC105042381 gene encoding granule-bound starch synthase 2, chloroplastic/amyloplastic isoform X2, whose product MSSSSLLSSSPPAPPPPPLLCGALTRLTAARRQPLLSSSTRSPPIARANIQTGLRCVDADANANACKMTFWRAGGCKLWISLSSSNRERGEALRAVGGSNDDEGQEESGDEDVEDITDDALRATIRKSKKVLAMQRNLLRQIVERRKLVSSIKDSVVNTKQEPDSNSWSDNSLPDADVGGSFSNLNIDSAGAELHRTYNTGSSSDRFTQSAEVGRSESQPTTPSEESFYEEEEPKDSLEVRGLLREGNLETPQSEIMAPVLPEASESYNVKDKKHEDVAEANVDVLSEEQEVAPEKEYLDSPPLAGANVMNVIVVAAECAPWSKTGGLGDVVGALPKALARRGHRVMVVAPRYGNYAEAQEVGVRKRYKVYGQDILKRMVLFCKAAVEVCWHVPCGGVCYGDGNLVFIANDWHTALLPVYLKAYYRDHGLMIYARSILVIHNIAHQGRGPVDDFFYVDLPGNYMDFFKLHDPIGGDHFNIFAAGLKTADRVVTVSHGYAWELKTPEGGWGLHGIINEIDWKFQGIVNGIDTKGWNPKFDVHLKSDGYTNYSLESLQTGKARCKAALQRELGLPVRDNIPVLAFIGRLDHQKGVDLIAEAMHWIAGQDVQLVLLGTGRPDLEDMLRNFERQHYDKVRGWVGFSVKMAHRITAGADVLLMPSRFEPCGLNQLYAMMYGTVPVVHAVGGLRDTVHQFDPYAETGLGWAFERAEANRLIDALGNCLKTYRNYKSSWEGLQKRGMMQDLSWDNAAYRYEEILVAAKHQW is encoded by the exons ATGtcctcttcttctctcctctcctcttcgCCGCCGGCGCCACCGCCTCCGCCACTTCTCTGCGGCGCCCTCACCCGCCTCACCGCCGCTCGACGGCagcctctcctctcttcttcaaCGCGCTCTCCGCCGATCGCCAGGGCTAAT ATTCAAACTGGACTTCGTTGTGTTGATGCCGATGCCAATGCTAATGCGTGCAAGATGACGTTTTGGAGGGCTGGTGGCTGTAAATTATGGATCAGTTTAAGCTCGAGCAACCGAGAGAGGGGAGAGGCTCTGCGAGCAGTGGGAGGAAGCAATGATGATGAAGGACAAGAGGAAAGTGGTGATGAAGATGTTGAGGATATCACTGATGATGCACTTCGGGCTACAATCAGAAAAAGCAAGAAGGTTTTGGCAATGCAGCGGAACCTACTTCGGCAG ATTGTAGAAAGAAGGAAACTTGTTTCATCTATAAAGGATAGTGTTGTTAACACAAAACAGGAACCAGATTCTAATAGTTGGAGTGATAATTCTTTACCAGATGCAGATGTAGGTGGTTCTTTCTCAAATCTTAATATAGATTCGGCTGGTGCAGAGCTTCATAGAACATACAACACTGGTAGTTCTTCAGACCGTTTCACCCAATCAGCTGAAGTTGGTAGAAGTGAAAGTCAACCTACTACTCCTAGTGAAGAATCATTTTATGAGGAGGAGGAACCCAAAGATAGTTTGGAAGTTCGTGGATTATTAAGAGAAGGTAATTTGGAAACACCTCAGTCTGAAATTATGGCACCAGTTCTCCCTGAGGCCTCTGAATCTTATAATGTCAAAGACAAGAAGCATGAGGATGTGGCGGAAGCAAATGTAGATGTTTTAAGTGAAGAACAAGAGGTGGCACCTGAGAAAGAATACTTGGATTCTCCTCCTTTGGCTGGGGCAAATGTCATGAATGTCATTGTAGTAGCTGCAGAATGTGCTCCTTGGTCCAAAACAG GTGGGCTTGGTGATGTTGTTGGGGCTCTACCAAAGGCTTTGGCTCGGAGAGGACATCGTGTTATG GTAGTGGCACCAAGGTATGGGAACTATGCTGAAGCCCAAGAAGTAGGAGTACGGAAAAGGTACAAGGTTTATGGGCAG GACATTTTGAAACGGATGGTTCTATTCTGCAAGGCAGCTGTGGAG GTCTGTTGGCATGTTCCATGTGGTGGTGTCTGCTATGGAGATGGAAATCTGGTTTTCATTGCAAATGATTGGCACACTGCACTGTTACCTGTTTATCTGAAGGCATATTATCGTGACCACGGACTGATGATTTATGCCCGATCTATTCTGGTGATACACAACATAGCACACCAG GGACGTGGTCCGGTAGATGACTTCTTCTATGTGGATTTACCGGGTAACTACATGGACTTTTTTAAACTACATGATCCTATTGGAGGTGACCATTTCAATATTTTTGCGGCTGGTCTGAAAACTGCTGACAGGGTGGTCACGGTTAGCCATGGTTATGCTTGGGAGCTGAAAACACCAGAAGGTGGTTGGGGCTTGCATGGGATCATTAATGAGATTGACTGGAAATTCCAGGGCATTGTAAATGGAATCGATACCAAAGGTTGGAACCCTAAATTTGATGTACATCTAAAATCTGATGGTTACACCAACTATTCACTCGAATCTCTGCAAACTGGCAAGGCCCGATGTAAGGCTGCTCTGCAGCGAGAGCTCGGCCTGCCGGTCCGTGACAATATTCCTGTCCTCGCTTTCATTGGGAGGTTGGACCATCAGAAAGGTGTCGACCTGATTGCAGAGGCCATGCATTGGATTGCTGGTCAGGATGTGCAGTTGGTTTTGCTGGGCACCGGAAGACCAGACCTTGAAGATATGCTGAGGAATTTTGAGAGGCAACACTATGACAAggttagaggatgggttggattTTCTGTGAAGATGGCACACCGAATCACAGCAGGTGCTGATGTCCTACTGATGCCATCAAGATTTGAGCCTTGTGGTCTGAACCAGCTCTATGCCATGATGTATGGGACAGTCCCTGTGGTGCATGCGGTTGGTGGCCTTAGAGATACTGTACATCAGTTTGATCCTTACGCGGAGACAGGTCTTGGGTGGGCCTTTGAGAGGGCCGAGGCAAATAGACTGATCGATGCACTGGGAAATTGTTTAAAGACATACAGAAATTATAAGAGCAGTTGGGAGGGGCTTCAGAAGCGAGGGATGATGCAGGATCTCAGTTGGGATAATGCTGCTTATCGTTACGAGGAAATACTTGTGGCTGCCAAGCATCAATGGTGA
- the LOC105042379 gene encoding binding partner of ACD11 1 has protein sequence MQTRTVQVGNISDLAGEREIREFFSFSGDIDHVEIRCDAGSRRIAFVTFKDPKALEIALLLSGATIVDRIVSVSPVESYVPRVEEQVMVNEMTSAASVGNGAATVETNSSPTGGRIYVSKAHDVVTNMLAKGSAIRQDALNKAKAFDEKHQLTASASAKVISFDRRVGISEKITVGFSVVNEKVKSVDQKLHVSDKTMAALTVAERKLNDTGTAVKTSRYVTAGTAWLNGAFSKVAKAGHVASTKTREKFQLAVSNLTAKDPAVAA, from the exons ATGCAG ACAAGAACGGTTCAGGTGGGGAATATCTCAGATCTGGCTGGGGAGAGGGAGATTCGGGAGTTCTTCTCATTTTCCGGTGACATCGATCACGTCGAGATCCGGTG TGATGCTGGAAGTCGGAGGATTGCTTTCGTTACGTTCAAAGATCCGAAAGCACTCGAGATCGCATTGCTGTTATCG GGAGCTACGATAGTAGATCGGATTGTGAGTGTAAGTCCTGTCGAAAGTTATGTCCCTAGAGTCGAGGAG CAAGTTATGGTTAATGAGATGACAAGTGCAGCTTCCGTTGGAAATGGTGCAGCAACTGTTGAG ACTAACAGTAGTCCTACTGGCGGACGGATTTATGTCAGTAAAGCTCATGATGTTGTGACAAATATGCTAGCAAAGGGTTCAGCAATCAGACAAGATGCTTTGAATAAAGCTAAAGCATTTGATGAGAAGCATCAGTTGACGGCCAGTGCATCAGCAAAGGTGATTTCCTTTGATAGGCGGGTTGGCATTTCAGAGAAAATAACAGTTGGGTTCTCAGTTGTAAATGAGAAAGTGAAATCTGTGGATCAAAAGCTGCATGTGTCTGATAAAACAATGGCAGCCTTAACTGTAGCGGAGCGAAAGTTGAATGATACCGGCACAGCTGTAAAAACTAGCAG GTATGTAACTGCTGGAACAGCTTGGTTAAATGGTGCTTTCAGCAAGGTGGCAAAGGCTGGTCATGTTGCGAGTACAAAAACAAGAGAGAAGTTCCAGCTGGCAGTGTCAAATTTAACTGCAAAG GATCCAGCTGTTGCTGCATAA
- the LOC105042378 gene encoding uncharacterized ATP-dependent helicase C29A10.10c, translating to MGCRGRPLFDLNELPTEEEDENDSVVLLQPQKSIPISNPRTSGFFPPSDGCQRIVNNHAFTHASSGSGFQPFIRNKDQQNSKEGYKHKPDADYLNNQASTSMPTIHCEDNKVSALVSLGNQAAQAVEREEGEWSDMEGNVYVVESNASNKQEDVNSEMSQMQRTTEESKAVPIKADENSCSDSSLLGPSNNEVGVASKDAKVQGPLGSENNRASDCNSKGDVVSDGLLESSSIAKPKEVKGVEANYALRFVNNPAKRPKLDEHKEAMLGKKRARQTVFINVEDAKQAGPIKSSTPRRPTSFPTPIITRTVKDMTRASPAAVERAVERQSQPMNRDQKQADVASSEGSNPVESSDQKADSNGDVNPGSIFCSKKMNNNEFSSEACLPPIPRQGSWKQPVDSRQYKNPPVSSRKPSVTGQSTSDQKLGTKKHLTSKKQTSNNFQYQDTSVERLLREVTNEKFWHHPEETELQRVPGRFESVEEYVRVFEPLLFEECRAQLYSTYEELTETVARDAHIMVRVKIVERRERGWYDIIVLPVHDCKWTFKEGDVAVLSTPRPGTARSNKRTINAGANDVDVESEVTGRVVGTVRRHQPVDTRDPSGAILHFYVGDSYDSSSKLDDDHILRKLQPKGIWYLTVLGSLATTQREYIALHAFRRLNLQMQTAILKPSPEHFPKCEEQPPAMPECFTQNFVDHLHRTFNGPQLAAIQWAAMHTAAGTSSGAAKRQDPWPFTLVQGPPGTGKTHTVWGMLNVIHLVQYQHYYTALLKKLAPESYKQTSEINSECVGTGSIDEVLQGMDQNLFRTLPKLCPKPRMLVCAPSNAATDELLARVLDRGFIDGEMKVYRPDVARVGVDSQTRAAQAVSVERRTEQLLLKARDEIIGWMHQLKIREQQFSQQIAHFQRELNVAAAAGRSQGSVGVDPDVLAARDHSRDVLLQNLAAAVEGRDKVLVEMSRLLILESRFRAGSSFNMEDARASLEASFANEAEIVFTTVSSSGRKLFSRLTHGFDMVVIDEAAQASEMAVLPPLSLGAARCVLVGDPQQLPATVISKAAGTLLYSRSLFERFQQAGCPTMLLSVQYRMHPQIRDFPSRYFYQGRLTDSESVANLPDEIYYKDTLLQPYIFYDIMHGRESHRGGSVSYQNIHEAQFSLRLYEHLQKFLKANGVKKVTVGIITPYKLQLKCLQREFEEVLNSEEGKDIYINTVDAFQGQERDVIIMSCVRASNHGVGFVADIRRMNVALTRARRALWVVGNANALVQSDDWAALIEDAKVRKCFMGMDSIPRELLVLKGSASTPGKLSSNNMRSLRSGGRQRHLEMLPEPKSGTPSEDDEKTNTYIPRNGSYRNLKLNEASLDDLGQSGDRSRDALQYGIAKRQNSSASSRRD from the exons ATGGGGTGTCGCGGAAGGCCATTATTTGACCTTAATGAACTCCCAACTGAAGAGGAAGATGAGAACGATAGTGTTGTCCTTCTCCAGCCCCAAAAGTCCATTCCTATTTCAAATCCTCGCACCTCAGGCTTTTTTCCACCATCAGATGGTTGTCAGAGGATAGTGAATAACCATGCATTCACACATGCTTCTTCGGGTTCAGGTTTTCAACCTTTTATAAGGAATAAAGACCAACAGAACTCAAAGGAGGGCTACAAACATAAGCCCGATGCCGATTATTTAAATAACCAAGCCTCCACATCAATGCCTACAATTCATTGCGAGGATAATAAAGTTTCAGCATTGGTGTCATTAGGTAATCAGGCTGCTCAAGCTGTTGAAAGGGAAGAAGGGGAATGGTCTGATATGGAGGGCAACGTTTATGTGGTTGAAAGCAATGCTAGCAATAAGCAAGAGGATGTTAATTCTGAAATGTCACAGATGCAAAGGACAACTGAAGAAAGTAAGGCTGTACCTATTAAGGCTGACGAGAATAGTTGCAGTGATTCTAGTCTCCTCGGACCTAGCAATAATGAAGTTGGAGTTGCTTCTAAAGATGCAAAGGTTCAAGGCCCCTTAGGATCAGAGAATAACAGAGCTTCAGACTGTAATTCTAAAGGAGATGTAGTGAGCGATGGCTTGCTAGAATCTTCTTCAATTGCAAAGCCCAAAGAGGTCAAAGGAGTTGAGGCCAATTATGCATTAAGATTTGTAAATAATCCTGCAAAGAGACCGAAGCTTGATGAGCATAAGGAGGCAATGTTAGGTAAGAAAAGGGCAAGGCAGACTGTTTTTATTAATGTGGAGGATGCTAAGCAAGCTGGTCCTATAAAATCTTCAACACCTCGGAGGCCAACTTCTTTTCCAACACCTATTATTACTCGTACTGTGAAAGACATGACTCGTGCTAGCCCTGCTGCTGTTGAAAGGGCTGTGGAAAGACAGAGTCAGCCAATGAACAGGGATCAGAAACAAGCTGATGTAGCAAGCAGTGAAGGAAGTAATCCTGTGGAGTCAAGTGACCAAAAAGCTGATTCTAATGGTGATGTTAATCCAGGATCAATATTTTGCTCTAAGAAGATGAATAACAATGAGTTTTCTTCAGAAGCTTGCCTTCCACCGATTCCAAGGCAGGGTTCATGGAAGCAGCCTGTAGACTCCAGGCAGTATAAGAATCCACCCGTTTCATCCCGAAAACCTTCTGTCACAGGTCAGAGCACTTCAGATCAAAAGTTGGGAACCAAAAAACATCTTACCTCTAAGAAGCAGACTTCCAACAATTTTCAATACCAAGATACATCAGTGGAACGGCTTCTAAGGGAGGTGACGAATGAGAAGTTTTGGCATCATCCAG AGGAGACAGAGCTTCAGCGTGTGCCTGGACGCTTTGAGTCTGTCGAGGAGTATGTGAGAGTTTTTGAACCCTTGCTCTTCGAGGAATGCCGAGCACAGCTCTACAGCACCTATGAGGAGCTTACAGAGACTGTAGCTAGGGATGCACATATAATGGTTCGTGTAAAAATTGTGGAAAGACGAGAAAGAG GATGGTATGATATCATAGTTCTTCCAGTGCATGATTGCAAATGGACTTTCAAGGAGGGTGATGTTGCAGTTTTATCAACGCCTCGGCCTGGTACAG CTAGGTCTAACAAGAGAACTATCAATGCTGGTGCAAATGATGTTGATGTCGAATCAGAGGTTACTGGACGGGTTGTTGGTACTGTTAGGCGACATCAACCTGTTGATACGCGTGATCCTTCTGGGGCAATTCTTCATTTTTATGTGGGGGATTCATATGATTCTAGTAG CAAATTGGATGATGATCATATTCTAAGGAAGCTTCAACCCAAGGGCATTTGGTATTTAACTGTTCTTGGGTCCCTTGCAACTACTCAGCGTGAATACATTGCTCTTCATGCATTTCGCCGTCTTAACTTGCAG ATGCAAACTGCAATTCTGAAGCCTAGCCCTGAACACTTCCCCAAGTGCGAAGAGCAGCCTCCTGCCATGCCTGAGTGTTTCACCCAGAATTTCGTTGATCATCTTCATAGGACTTTTAATGGTCCTCAGTTGGCTGCCATACAATGGGCTGCAATGCATACAGCCGCAGGCACGAGCAGTGGAGCAGCTAAAAGGCAAGATCCATGGCCTTTCACACTTGTTCAAGGCCCTCCTGGTACTGGGAAGACACATACAGTGTGGGGCATGTTAAATGTCATTCATCTCGTCCAATATCAGCATTACTACACTGCTCTGCTCAAGAAACTTGCTCCAGAGAGCTACAAGCAAACTAGCGAGATTAATTCTGAGTGTGTGGGTACAGGATCAATTGATGAAGTTTTGCAGGGTATGGACCAGAACCTCTTTCGTACTTTGCCAAAACTTTGCCCCAAGCCCAGAATGCTTGTCTGTGCTCCATCAAATGCTGCCACAGATGAGCTGCTAGCACGTGTCCTTGATCGTGGCTTCATCGATGGAGAGATGAAGGTCTACCGCCCTGATGTTGCTCGTGTTGGAGTGGATTCACAAACACGTGCAGCTCAGGCAGTTTCTGTTGAGCGAAGAACAGAACAGCTTTTGCTGAAGGCCCGTGATGAGATTATTGGGTGGATGCATCAGCTGAAAATTCGTGAACAGCAGTTCTCACAACAGATAGCTCATTTTCAGAGAGAACTCAACGTTGCAGCTGCAGCAGGTCGATCTCAAGGATCTGTTGGTGTTGATCCTGATGTTCTTGCTGCCCGGGATCATAGCCGTGATGTACTACTTCAGAACCTTGCTGCAGCTGTGGAGGGCAGGGATAAAGTTTTGGTTGAGATGTCACGTCTTCTTATTTTAGAAAGCAGGTTTCGTGCTGGAAGCAGCTTTAACATGGAAGATGCACGGGCCAGCCTTGAAGCAAGTTTTGCTAATGAAGCTGAAATTGTTTTCACTACTGTTTCAAGCAGTGGCCGTAAGCTATTCTCTCGTCTCACTCATGGCTTTGATATGGTGGTTATTGATGAGGCAGCCCAGGCCAGTGAAATGGCAGTCCTGCCTCCCCTTTCACTGGGTGCTGCAAGATGCGTGCTGGTTGGTGATCCCCAGCAACTCCCTGCTACAGTCATTAGTAAAGCAGCTGGAACCTTGTTATATAGTAGAAGCCTTTTTGAGAGATTTCAACAAGCAGGTTGCCCTACCATGTTATTGTCTGTGCAGTACAGAATGCACCCTCAGATTCGTGATTTTCCATCTAGATACTTCTATCAAGGTCGTCTGACAGACAGTGAGAGTGTGGCCAATCTTCCTGATGAAATTTATTACAAAGACACTTTGTTGCAGCCTTACATTTTTTATGACATCATGCATGGACGTGAGTCGCACAGAGGGGGATCAGTATCATACCAGAATATTCATGAAGCACAGTTTTCTCTGCGGTTATATGAGCATCTTCAGAAGTTTCTGAAGGCCAATGGCGTGAAAAAAGTCACTGTTGGCATAATCACACCATACAAGCTGCAGCTGAAGTGTCTCCAACGAGAATTCGAGGAAGTTCTGAATTCAGAGGAAGGAAAGGATATCTACATCAACACTGTTGATGCATTCCAGGGTCAGGAACGTGATGTAATTATCATGTCTTGTGTCCGTGCCTCGAACCATGGTGTGGGATTTGTTGCTGACATTCGCCGCATGAATGTTGCTCTTACTCGAGCTCGGAGGGCATTATGG GTTGTGGGCAATGCCAATGCTCTCGTGCAGTCTGATGACTGGGCTGCATTGATTGAGGATGCCAAGGTGAGGAAATGTTTCATGGGCATGGATAGCATCCCTAGAGAACTCTTGGTTCTGAAGGGGTCTGCAAGCACTCCAGGAAAACTTTCCTCAAATAACATGAGGAGCTTGAGATCGGGTGGGAGGCAGAGACATCTGGAGATGCTCCCAGAACCCAAGTCTGGGACACCATCTGAAGATGACGAGAAGACAAACACATATATTCCACGGAATGGTAGTTATAGGAATCTTAAGTTGAATGAAGCTTCTTTGGATGATTTGGGGCAATCAGGTGACAGGTCTCGAGATGCTTTGCAGTATGGCATTGCTAAGAGGCAAAATTCTTCTGCGTCATCTAGGAGAGATTGA